CAACCAAGAGAGAAGCAACAATCCCCAAGCTTGCTCCGGCCCCAACAACATTCCCCGCCCATTTCCAACCAATGTTTTGGAAAGCCATTGAATATGAAGCCTTTGCAGCTATCTATACATTCATATCATAATATATGGATATCAAAAGAATGTCATAAAATTATACATCACGATTGTTCCTCATTAATAAAAATGGAGTTTAGACGATTGACCTGATTGTAAGGAACCATCATGCATAAAGCCAAGGCCATGAGGCAGTAAAGTGCTGAAACAATAAGAACTGACCCAACAATCCCCACTGGAAGGCTCACGGAAGGGTTTTGGATCTCTTCGGCCAAGGTTGAAACTGAGTCATATCCTATGTAACTGAAGTAAACTATGGCTGCTCCATCAAGCACTCCTCTAATACCATGTGGAGCTATCCCATTTGGTTTCACCAAGTTATCCACGCTCCCATTGCAGAAACCCACGATTATGATGAATCCaaagaaaataacatgaaagaTTGTCATAATAAGGTTCAAGGTTGAGCTTTCCTTTGTACTGCAATCcccacaaaaagaaaaaaagaacatcaactattgtttttctttgtctGCAGCTCAACAATGAGTAAAAGATACTGAAAAGAGTAGTAATAATTGCTAGTTTGatcataataaaacaaaacaacaacgaTAATAAATTGGAAAAACTTGTAATGAACACAGATCCAATGACACTAATCACTTCCTTTCCAACAACCAAAACCCAATTATCCAAGCCACTAATAGACAAGTAAAATAAATGCTCCACTTCACTCACTTACTCTCTTgttaaacaaatattaaaaagaacTTTTTGAAGTAAGAGATCAAATCCAGACCTATGGCATAGACAGAGAGTGAGAAGAAGAACAAGAGCTACAGCAGTGAAATCCAACTTGTTATAGCCTTCAAGCAATCCATGAACTTCCACTCTCCAGGAATTGGGATCACTTACCCCAAAAGCTGAGCATAAATACTCTGTAAAACTTCTTGCCACCGCGGCGTTTGATAATACATACTCCATTAGTATGTTTGCTCCAGCAAAATACCCCACAAATTCTCCTACAATGGAGAAGttgatgatatatgtatatatattgttttaatctCTTTCAATcaagaaatggagaaaaaagaaaaagagttatataattaatgtaatgatGGTATACCAAAAGTGACTCTGAGGTAACTGAAAGCGCCACCAGCAACAGGAATCTGGACTGAAAATTCAGTATAAcacaaagaagaaagaagtGCTGATATTCCAGCAATGATATAAGAAATGAAGACTGCAGGGCCGGAGTTATTGCGAGCAACGCGGCCAGTGGTGACGAAAACACCAACACCAAGCATTCCACCAATACCAAGAGCTACTAAATCATACCACTTAAGTTTCCTTTTCATATCAGCACCAGACCTTAGCCTGACTTGGTTAAGCTCTTGGTCCGGGGTCCATGTTGCTAGCATTCTCTTTCTAAGCCTATGAGGGGTTTGGGAAAGAGATTGGAGGTAGTTGAAGATGAAAACTTTGTTGTGTGTGGATTGAATGGCTGCCATGTTTGTGAAGGAAATGAGTGCTTTGTGGCTTTCGAATAAGAAGCTTGCGGTGAGGgtttaaatatgcatttaagTGAGAGGCTATGTATTGTATATTTGCtggattcttttttttttttctaaagttttGATTGA
The Gossypium raimondii isolate GPD5lz chromosome 8, ASM2569854v1, whole genome shotgun sequence DNA segment above includes these coding regions:
- the LOC105792000 gene encoding cationic amino acid transporter 6, chloroplastic, translated to MAAIQSTHNKVFIFNYLQSLSQTPHRLRKRMLATWTPDQELNQVRLRSGADMKRKLKWYDLVALGIGGMLGVGVFVTTGRVARNNSGPAVFISYIIAGISALLSSLCYTEFSVQIPVAGGAFSYLRVTFGEFVGYFAGANILMEYVLSNAAVARSFTEYLCSAFGVSDPNSWRVEVHGLLEGYNKLDFTAVALVLLLTLCLCHSTKESSTLNLIMTIFHVIFFGFIIIVGFCNGSVDNLVKPNGIAPHGIRGVLDGAAIVYFSYIGYDSVSTLAEEIQNPSVSLPVGIVGSVLIVSALYCLMALALCMMVPYNQIAAKASYSMAFQNIGWKWAGNVVGAGASLGIVASLLVAMLGQARYLCVIGRARLVPSWLSNVHPSTGTPLNATLFLGLCTASIALFTDLDIVLEMISIGTLLVFYLVANATIYRKYVIKSQNPPLRTLSFLFLLTSSAIGFSISWKLKQQWWGLPLFGGLMVTMTAFFQYMVPCIRQPSEWSIPFMPWPAAISIFLNVFLMTTLSMLSFQRFSVWACLITVFYLLYGVHSTFEAEEMEKELAINEVPNSSIQLTKLDV